GTGCATGGGCCCCTGGAAACAGGTGAGCAGGTAGAACACGATGCCGGACATGAGGAACTTGAGGGGCACGCTCTCGCGCAGCTGGTGCCACTGGCCCTTCATGGTGGCGAAGAGGTTGTAGACCACGGCCCACACGGGGATGAGCAGCATCACGGAGAAGGCGATGGCGATGGTCTGCAGCCACTGGGAGATGGGCCCGTGGATCATGTGGTGGGCGCCGGTCCAGACATAGACGAAGGCCAGGGACCAGAAGCCCACCATGGACAGCTTGTGGCTGAAGAGGGGCGTGTTCGAGGCACGGGGGATGAAGTAGTAGGCAATGCCCAGGCCGATGGGGGTGAAGATCAGACCCACGGCGTTGTGCACATACATCCAGTTCAGGTTGGCCTGGTTGGTGCCCGTGGTGAACAGGGTGGCGAAGTTGCCCGTCAGATAGACGAAGGCCGTCCACAGCACGCAGCCCATGGTGTACCAGATGGTCACGTACATCGCCTGGTGCTTGCGGGTGGCCACGGTCATGAGGAGGTTCAGGCCGAACATGATCCAGGCCACGACCACCAGGATGTCGAGGTACCAGGGCAGCTCCGCGTATTCCCAGCCCTGGTTCTGGCCCGCCAGCAGGGTGACGACGGCACCCAGGATGATGACGTTCCAGAGCACGGCGGTGGCCACGCCCAGCTTCTCGCTCCAGAGCTTTACGCCGCAGAGCCGAGGAATGATGTAGTAGGCCAGGCCCATGTCGGCGGCCAGCAGCCAGCCGAAGAGCATGCCGTTCACGTGGAGGGGGCGCAGGCGGCCGTAGGTGAGCCAGGACATGGTGCCCATGAGGTCGGGCCACACGAACTTGGCGGCGATGATCACGGCGATGATGCCGACGATGAAGAAATAGGCCACCGAGCTGACCAGGAACCACTTGGCCGTGGAATCGTCGTGGACCAGGGCTCCTTCCGGCGTTTTCGGCGCCTCTGCCTTACTGAACTGGGGCTGCATGCTGGCCTCCCTTCTCTTTCTGGTTGATGCTTCGGATGAAGTTGACGAGGTCGCCCACGTCGTTGTTCGTCAAGCCGTAATCGATCCAGGGCGGCATGGCGGTGCCCTGGACACCGTAGAGGATGGATTCGAAGAGCCGCTTGTCGTCGACGCTGTTCACGAAGAAGCTGTTCCGGAGGTTGCGGGGCTTGGGCAGGATGTCCAGCGAGTTGGGACCCTTGCCGTCGCCCTTCTTGCCATGGCAACCCGCGCAGCGGTTCACGAAGAGTTCTTCGCCGCGGGCCACGGATTCCTTGCCCATGGCGACGGGGTTCTTCTCGGGCACGGCACGGGCCTTCAGTTCGCGGCGGGGTTCCTTGGTAAAGGTGGTCTGGATGTAGCCCAGCACTGCCTTGGCCTGTTCCTCGCTCAGCAGCTTGCCCCAGGCCGGCATGGAGGTGCCTGCCACGCCGTTGCAAACCGAAGCCACCAGGCGGGCTTCAGGCTTGGAGTTCATGAAGCCGTCCTTGGTGAGGTCGCGGGGATAGGGGTCCAGATGCTCGGCAATGGGACCGTGGCCGTCGCCCTTCTCGCCGTGGCAGCGCAGGCAGAGCGCCTTGTAGATGCCCTCGCCGTTGGCGGCCACCGGCGCCCCCTTGAGGGTCACCAGGTAGGCGGTCATGGCCTTGAACTCGTCATCCGTGAAGCGGAAGGCCGGCATGATCGAATCGGGCATGGTGGACTTGGGGTTCTTGAAGTGGTCGTAGATCCAGGTGCCGTCCTTGATGAGGCCTTCCTGGCTGAGATCGGGCGCGATGCCGCCATCCCGGTCGCCCAGCTTGTGGCAGGCGGTGCAGGCGCGATCAATCACCAGCTTCTCGCCCTGCTTGACCATCTCGGAGGCGTTGATCTGCACGGGCTTGATGGTCTGCTGGACCAGTTCGGCGCCACCGGTGAGCTTGACCTTGAAGCGCTGGATCTCGGTCTCGGCGAAGTTGCGCCCCTTGCGGCTCTTGAGGAAGACCACCAGGGCCTTGATGTCCTCATCCTTCAGGTTGAACTTGGGCATGATCGAGGTGGCCAGGATGCTCTTGGGATCGGTGATGCGGCCCCAGAGGTAGTCCAGCTTCCACTTCTTGCCCACATCGGAGAGGTCGGGGCCGATGGTGCCGTCCGAAAGGCCCTCGATGCGGTGGCAGCCGTAACAGTTGGAGCCGAAGAACAGCTCGCGGCCCTTGGTGACCAGCGCCGTGCCAGGGAAGGCAATGTCCGTGTGGCACTGGGCGCAGTTGGCCTGCATGTAGTCCTTGCCCTTGAGTTTCGGGGCGAAGTCCTTCCGCCAGTGAGCCTGGGTGGTGTAGCCCAGCAGGGGATCCGGCCAGTATTCATCGGCACCGTGGGCGTACTCGGGTTCCAGCCCGCGGCCCTGGCCGTCATGGCAGACCGTGCAGCCAAACTCGGAGAACTTGTGGCGCCGTTCCCACTTTCCGTTCTTCTGCACATCGCCCATGGCCGTGGAATAGGGATGGGACTTCAGCGGTTCGGCGTAGGTGGCGAAACGGGGATCGTCCGAGGCGATGTGGCAGGTGGTGCAGCGGTCCACGCGCGTCTCGCCGAAATTGCTGACGACGATCTGCTCGATGCGGGGCTTGCGGTTGGCCAGCGTGGCGCGCTCGGTGTCGGTCTTGGCCAGGGAGCGGGCCTGGTCGAAGTAGGCGTGCTGGTTGCGCTCCCACTGGTGGAAGAACTGGTTGTAGAAGACCACCCCGTGGATGACCAGGATGAAGAAGGTGCCGATGGCGAGTGCCAGTCTCATGTCGCGCTCCTCACCAGGGGGACACGAAGGCCCAGTTGGCCCCGCGGAAGAAGGTTCCGATGATCACGAAGATGATGTTCGCCACCACGAAGGTGATGAAGATCGTGTTCGCCAGCAGCCGCTCCCGGGAGAACCACTTGCCCACGCCCTTGGGGCCGCGATCCAGATAGGGTGCGCCCAGCAGCAGCAGCACGAAGATGGTGGGCACACCAATGCCGCCCCAGAAGGCCGAGTAGCTGACCATTTCCTGCAGGCCCAGGAAGTACCAGGGCGCTTTCGCTGGATTGGGCGGATGCAGGGCGTTGACCGGCTCTTCCAGCGGCGCGTTGAAGAGCAGCGAGAGGATCAGGATGGCCGAGAGCGTCACCACGAAGGTGAACAGCTCGGCCAGGAAGAGGTTGGGCCAGGAGAACACGGTGTTGTCGGGTACCTGCCCGACCTTGGTGAGGGGACCGCGGACGAGGCCCTGGAAACCATAGACCTTCTTGGGCTCCAGCACGGAGGCCTTGGGCGCGGCGCCCTGCTCCATGGGTTCAAGCGTGATCTTGGGATCCGCATCCTCTGGGCGGGAGAGGCCGCCGTCCTTGCGGATGCGCCAGAAGTGGATGGCGATCATGAGCGTGAGGATGGCGGGCAGCACGGCCACGTGCAGCACGTAGAAGCGCAGCAGGGCTTCCTGACCGACGCTGGTGCCGCCCATGAGCAGGAACTGGATGTCCTTGCCCACGATGGGCGCGTAGCCGGCAATGGCGGTGCCCACGGTGATGGCCCAGAAGGCCAGCTGGTCCCAGGGCAGCAGGTAGCCGGTGAAGCTCATGAAGAGGGTGAGCAGGAAGAGGATGACACCCACCACCCAGTTGAACTCGCGGGGCTTCTTGTACGAGCCCGTCAGGAAGACGCGGCACAGGTGCAGGAACACCATGGCGACCATGCCGTGGGCGGACCAGCGGTGCATGTTGCGCAGCAGGGTGCCAAAGGCCACAGAGCCTCGGAGATCGAGCATGCGGTCATAGGCCTGAGTCGTGGAGGGCACGTAGTAGAACATCAGCAGGATGCCCGTCACGATCAGGATCACGAACAGGAAGAATGAAATCAGGCCCAAACCAAAGGTGTAGGTGGGCCGCAGCGAATTCTTGTGCACCTTCACCGGATGGATGTGCAGGAAGAAGTTCGTGAAGCTGGTCGATGACCGTTCCAGATCATTGGACGGCAGCGGATTGCGGAAGATGGAGCTCCACACGTTCTTGGGGAGGCCCATCAGCGCAGCGAGGAGGGAGGATTTGGGCGGGGTGGCGGGGCTCATAGCGTCAGGTAGCTCCCAGGAGTGACTTCGATGTCCTTATCCACTTCGATCTCGCCATTGGGCGCGAGGGTGATCTGGAACCAGGGCAAGGGCCGGGGCGCGGGTCCGCCCGTGACATTGCCGTCCTGATCGAAGCGGGAACCATGGCAGGGGCAGGCGAAACCGGTATCTGCCGCCCCCACCGTGCAACCCAGGTGGGTGCAGGTGATGGAAATGGCCGCGATCTTCGAGCCCTCCCGCACGATGCAGATGCCACGCGGCGCCAGGATGGCGCGGGTGCCAGAGGGGTAATCCTCAGGCTTGCCCACGCTGAAGCGCTGGGGCTGTCCATAGGTGGCCCGCGGCTTGATGAAGACGAAGTTGGATACGGCGCTGAGGCCTGCCGAACCGAACAACCCGGCCCCGGTCAGCCAACCGAGCATCCTCCGGCGGGAGGTCTTGCCCCCATCGGAATCCTCCCCGCTACTTCGCTTGAGATTGACTGCCATCGGCCGTCTCCTGAGTGGGTTTCACCCGTTTCATGTCTTGCTTGCGGTCCTGCGCGTCGGTCCAGAAAACCTGGTATTTGGCATCCTCGATGTTCTTCATCCAGTCGCGCTTGACCGCGAAGATGAAGAGGAACGCGGCCCCAGAGCCCATCGCCAGGCTGGCGGCGATCGCGATCCAGGTGAGTTCCATGGGAGGCCCTTGCAATCGGCGGAGCGGAGCTCCGCGGAGGTGGTGAAAATTGGTCGCCAGTTTTCTTGTCTTGAGGATCTATGGGTCGAGTTTCAATGAATCGGTTTACCAGCAGGTTGGGTGTGACGAGGAGCACAATTTATAAACATTGATATATATAAATTTATATAAAACATCTCTTAAACTAAGCCCTAAAATATGTCCATTATTGGATTCAATTTTTTAATATAAAATATTTATTATCAATACTTAATACACGAATAAATGTATATATATTATGCGTTTCATATACAGTGAACTAAAAAACATATATTGAATAAAAGATGTCATAACGTTTTATTTATATATAAAAATAATTAATCTTATGTAAACACTTAATATCCACCCAACAGCAGCTTTCCTCACCCGTCACAGCTTGACGCCAGATTGGCGGGCGCCGTCCTACACTGGCCGAACCCCCCGGAGCCCACGTGTCCTACCCCCACCTGCTGGCCCCCCTCAATCTTGGGTTCACCATGCTGCGCAACCGCGTGCTCATGGGCTCTATGCACACCAACCTCGAGGAAGCCAAGGATGGGTTCTCGAAGATGGCGGCCTTCTACGCCGAGCGAGCCCGCGGCGGCGTGGGCCTCATGGTCACCGGCGGCATCGCCCCCAACCTGCGAGGGCGGCTCACGCCTTTCGGCGCGCAACTCTCCTGGCCCTGGCAGGTGCCCAAGCACCGGAAGGTGACCGCTGCCGTCCATGCCGCCGGCGGGAAGATCGCCCTGCAAATTCTCCACGGGGGGCGCTACAGCTACCACCCCCTGAGCGTGGCGCCCTCCGCCCTGAAAAGCCCCATTACGCCCTTCAAGCCCCGGGAACTGAGCCCCCGGGCCATCCGCGCCACCATCCGCGACTACGCCCGCTGCGCGGCCCTGGCCCAGCGGGCAGGCTACGACGGCGTGGAGATCATGGGCAGCGAGGGCTATCTCATCAACCAGTTCATCGCCGCCCGCACCAACCGGCGCACGGATGCCTGGGGCGGCAGCTATGACAACCGCATGCGCTTTCCCCTTGAGATCGTGAAGGCGGTCCGCGAAGCCGTGGGGGCGGAATTCATCATCATCTTCCGCCTGTCGATGCTGGATCTGGTGCCCGATGGCAGCACCTGGGAGGAGGTGGTGCAGCTGGCCAAGGCCCTCGAGGCCGCAGGCGTGACGATCCTCAACACCGGCATCGGCTGGCACGAGGCCCGGGTCCCCACCATCGGCGCCATGGTGCCCCGGGGCGCCTACGCCTGGGTGACGAGGAAACTCAAGGGCGAAGTGGGCATCCCCCTCATCACCACCAACCGCATCAATGCCCCCGAGGTGGCGGAGGAAATCCTCGCCGACGGCTGCGCCGACATGGTGAGCATGGCGCGGCCCCTGTTGGCCGATCCCGACTTCGTGAACAAGGCCGCCGAGGGCCGCGCCCTCGACATCAACACCTGCATCGCCTGCAACCAGGCCTGCCTCGATCATGTCTTCCAGCAGAAGCGCGCAACCTGCCTGGTGAACCCCCGCGCCTGCTTCGAGACAGAGCTGGTCTTCGAGCCCGTCATCGCCCCCAAGCGCCTGGCCGTGGTGGGCGGCGGGGCCGCGGGCCTGAGCTTCGCCTGCCACGCCGCCGAGCGCGGCCATGTGGTCACCCTTTTCGAGGCGGCCTCGGAACTGGGTGGTCAGCTCAACCTGGCCAAGCGAGTGCCCGGGAAGGAGGAGTTCTTCGAGACGCTCCGTTATTTCGGGCGGCGCCTGGCCACCGCCGGCGTGACCCTGCGCCTGGGCGAGCAGGCCACACCTGACGTTCTGCGCGAATTCGAGGAGGTCATCCTCGCCACGGGCGTGAAGGCCCGCATCCCCGCCATTCCGGGCATCGACCATCCGAAGGTCATCAGCTACCCGGATCTGCTCTCAGGGCGAAAGGTCGCCGGACAGACGGTCGCCATCATCGGCGCCGGGGGCATTGGCTTCGACGTGGCGGAATTCCTCGTGCACGAGCCACACAAACCAGAGGTGCAGGGTTACCTCGACCTCTGGGGTGTTGATGGTGCCCATGCCCACCGCGGTGGGCTTCTCCCGGCCCCACGGCCCGGGGAACCGCGCCGCAAGGTGTTCCTTCTCCAACGCAAAACCGACCGCATGGGAGCCGACCTGGGGAAGACCACGGGATGGATCCACCGCGCCATCCTCAAGGCCATGAAGGTGAAGATGCAGGGCGGCATCGCCTACGAACGCATCGACGATGAAGGCCTCTGGATCCGCGATGGCAAGGACGCCGGCTCGAAGTGCCTGGCCGTGGATAGCATCATCCTTTGCGCAGGCCAGGTTTCTGAACGCAGCCTGGCGGAGCCCCTGGAAGCCCTGGGGAAACCCGTGCACTTCATCGGCGGCGCGGATGTCGCGGCCGAACTGGACGCCCAGCGGGCCATCCGCCAGGGCGCCGAGCTGGCCGCGAGAATCTGACGTGCAGCCCTACTTCACCCGCTTCCCGGGCATCTTCCTGCCCCCCTGGGTGAGGATCAGCGATTCGGCCTTGCCATCCGGACCTTTGACGAAATCCAGCTGAGCCTCCACCACCTTCAGGAAGTAGTGGGTGTCCGACTCGGCGAAAATCTCCAGGGGCCCCTGGCCAGTGGCCTGGGCAAAGAAACGACCGCCCTCCTGCCACACCCGGATCTCGAAGGAGGGCGCCAGCTGGTAGGTTCCCGCCAGCGCCTCAAACCGGGTGGCATCGACCTTGGCCACGGGACCTGCCTCGGCGACCACCTTCTTCGCGAGATCCCCCTCGGGTTCGCCCTCAGCCTGACGCCGAACCCCGAGCACCTCGTTGCCGGACAGCTCGAAGCGCAAGCGCAGATCGGTGCCCTTGAGCTGGAAGGTCAGCTCCGTGAGGGGAATCAGGTCCACGGCCTCGCCACCGGCCGCCTGGCTGGTGAGGCGCCCCTTGTCGAAGCCGATGGTCCGCTGGAACCCCTCGTGCTGGTAGGTTCCAGCCAACCGGGCCAGCTTCTCCGGGGCCACGGGGATCGCCGTGGGCTCCACGATGGGCGTGCCCGCCGCCAGGGCCAGCAGGCGGCGGCTGAGGTATTCAGGATTCACCTTGGGGCCATCCGTGTTGCAGAGCACCACCGCCACCGCGCGGGTCGCGGGGTCCGCCTCCAGGAAGCACACATAGCCGTTGATCCCGCCGCCGTGGCCCACCAGGCGATGGCCCTGGGATTGGCGGAAGGAAAGACCGAAGCCATAGGGATGTTCCTTGCCGTCGGTTGTCTTCACGGGTGTGGTCATGAGCTTCAGGCTTTCAGGCTTCACCACCTTGCCGGCGTGCAGGGCCAGGGTCCACCGGGCCAAGTCCTCCGCGGTGCTCACCAGCGAGCCCGCCGCATAGGGCTGCCCCATGCTCAGGTAGGGCGCCGGCTTGCCATCGGAATAGCCCGGGGCCATGCCGGGGATCAGTTCCGTCTCGGTGCCGTAGCGGGTGTGGGTCAAGCCCAAGGGCCCAAAGAAACGGGCGTTCAAATACTCCGCATAGGATTTGCCGCTGGCCTTCTCAACGATCAGGCCCAGCAGGTAGTACCCGGAGTTGTTGTACTTCCATGTGGTGCCTGGCGCGAAATCCATGGGCTTGGTCCACACCAAGGTCTCCAGCAGTTTCAGGCCCGGCAGATCCTCGCGCATGTGGGCGCCGTATTCAGGGCCATTCGTGTAGCTGGGGATGCCGCTGGTGTGGGTGAGCAGCTGCTGCACAGTCACCGGGCGCCACGCCTCTGGAAGCCCGTCCAGATACCGGGACACAGGGGCATCCAGGGCAACTTTCCCATCCTCGACCAGAGTCATGATCGCGGCGGCTGTGAACTGCTTGGTGACCGAGCCGATGCGGTAGACCAGGGCGGGATCGTTGGGCACCTTCAATTCGAGGCTCGCCAGCCCAAAACCCTTGGCATAGAGCTTTTTCCCATCTTTCATCACCAGCACCGAGGCCCCCGCCTCGTCTGCCTTGAAGTGGGGCGACAGCAGTGAATCAAAGGCAGCGGTGGAAGGCTGCTCCGCCATCCGGACCGGAACCTCCTTGGCCATGAGCGGGAGGGGGTTTCCCGTCAAAAGGGTCAGCAACGTGGATGCAACCAGCGCAGGGATCAGGGGCCGTTTGGACAAACGCATCTCGCACTCCTTGGGGGGTGATCCATCTACGTGGCCATGCGGCCCCAGCTTAGGGGGTTTCTGGCACCCTGGAACCATGCCAACCCCCCGCATCATCTCTGCTACACAGGCCCAGCGCCTGTTCCTGGGCGCCCAGGGCCTGCTGGACAATCCCACGCGGCGGGTGACAGTGGCCTCCCTGCAGACCCTCATCGAGCGTCTGGGCTTTGTTCAGGTGGATACCATCAACGTGGTGGCGCGGGCCCACGACCTGACCCTCTTCAGTCGCCTGGACGGCTACCGGCCCGAGCTGTTGAAGCGCTTGCATGAGGAGAAGCGGAACCTCTTCGAGGGCTTCACCCACGATGCCTCGGTGATTCCCACCGCCTTCTTCCCCCACTGGAAGCCGCGCTTCCTGCGCGACCGCGCGCGCATCCAGGCCCACGCCTGGTGGCAGCACCACTTTCGGGAGACCGACGGCGACCAGGTGGTGCGGGATGTGAAGGCCCGCATCGAGAAGGAGGGCCCACTGAAGTCCTCGGACTTCGAACATCCAGAGAAACGCGGCCCCTGGTGGGGCTGGAAGCCCCAGAAGGCGGCCCTGGATTTCCTGTGGCGCAGCGGCGAACTGATGATTCCCCGCCGCGAGGGATTCCAGAAGCTCTACGACCTCACCGAGCGCGTGCTCCCAGATCACCATGCCCTGCCCTGCCCGGAGCCCTCGGAGCATCTGGCCTGGGCCTGCGGCGAAGCCGCGGAACGCCTCTGGGTCTTCACCCCCAAGGAACTATCCGAGTTCTGGAACAGCATCGAGGCCGTAGAGGCCAAGGGCTGGTGCGCCTCAGCCCTGAAGGCGGGACATCTCGTGGCCGTGGAAGTGGAAGACACCGAGGGTCAGACTCGCCCCGCCTTCGCTCTGGCGGACTGGGAAACGCGTCTGGCCAAACTGCCTGAACCGCCGGAACGCACCCGCCTGCTCTGCCCCTTCGACCCCATCCTGCGGGACCGCACCCGTGCACTGCGTCGCTTCGGCTTCGACTACCGGTTCGAGGCCTTCGTGCCCGAACCCAAGCGCCAGTACGGCTACTTCGTGCTGCCCATCCTCGAAGGTGATCGGCTGGTGGGCCGCCTGGATCCCAAGCTGCACCGGGACCGCGGCCTGCTGGAGATCAAGGGCCTCTGGTGGGAGCCCGGCATCCGCCCCACCAAGGCCCGGAAACGTGCCCTGGACGAGGCTTTGCAGCGATTGGCCGGCTTCGTGGGGGCTGAGGACATCCAGTTGCCCGCCTGACCGCGCTATCCTGGGCCCCATGTCTGCGTCGAAGAATCCCCTTCTGAACCGCCTGCACAGTGCCCAGGGGCTGTCCCCCAGCCAGCGGCAGATCGCGGACTGCCTCATCGCCAACATGAACGAGGCGCCGCTCTGGGGCGTGGAGGAGTTGGCGGACAAATCCCAGACCTGCGTGGCCACGGTGGTGCGCTTCGCCAAGAAGCTGGAGTATTCCGGCTACCTGGAGATGCGCAAAGCCATGGTCAGCGCCGCCAAGAAGCACTATGGCCGCGGCGAGCAGCTGCTGCAGGCGCCGGTGCGCGCTTCGGCCACCCTGCTGGAAGTGGCGCGGCGGGATATGCGCAACATTGAAACGCTGGTGCAGGCGGTCAACGAAGACCTGCTTCAGAAAGTGGTCAAGCA
This sequence is a window from Geothrix sp. PMB-07. Protein-coding genes within it:
- a CDS encoding ubiquinol-cytochrome c reductase iron-sulfur subunit — encoded protein: MLGWLTGAGLFGSAGLSAVSNFVFIKPRATYGQPQRFSVGKPEDYPSGTRAILAPRGICIVREGSKIAAISITCTHLGCTVGAADTGFACPCHGSRFDQDGNVTGGPAPRPLPWFQITLAPNGEIEVDKDIEVTPGSYLTL
- a CDS encoding serine hydrolase, translated to MRLSKRPLIPALVASTLLTLLTGNPLPLMAKEVPVRMAEQPSTAAFDSLLSPHFKADEAGASVLVMKDGKKLYAKGFGLASLELKVPNDPALVYRIGSVTKQFTAAAIMTLVEDGKVALDAPVSRYLDGLPEAWRPVTVQQLLTHTSGIPSYTNGPEYGAHMREDLPGLKLLETLVWTKPMDFAPGTTWKYNNSGYYLLGLIVEKASGKSYAEYLNARFFGPLGLTHTRYGTETELIPGMAPGYSDGKPAPYLSMGQPYAAGSLVSTAEDLARWTLALHAGKVVKPESLKLMTTPVKTTDGKEHPYGFGLSFRQSQGHRLVGHGGGINGYVCFLEADPATRAVAVVLCNTDGPKVNPEYLSRRLLALAAGTPIVEPTAIPVAPEKLARLAGTYQHEGFQRTIGFDKGRLTSQAAGGEAVDLIPLTELTFQLKGTDLRLRFELSGNEVLGVRRQAEGEPEGDLAKKVVAEAGPVAKVDATRFEALAGTYQLAPSFEIRVWQEGGRFFAQATGQGPLEIFAESDTHYFLKVVEAQLDFVKGPDGKAESLILTQGGRKMPGKRVK
- a CDS encoding cytochrome b N-terminal domain-containing protein — protein: MSPATPPKSSLLAALMGLPKNVWSSIFRNPLPSNDLERSSTSFTNFFLHIHPVKVHKNSLRPTYTFGLGLISFFLFVILIVTGILLMFYYVPSTTQAYDRMLDLRGSVAFGTLLRNMHRWSAHGMVAMVFLHLCRVFLTGSYKKPREFNWVVGVILFLLTLFMSFTGYLLPWDQLAFWAITVGTAIAGYAPIVGKDIQFLLMGGTSVGQEALLRFYVLHVAVLPAILTLMIAIHFWRIRKDGGLSRPEDADPKITLEPMEQGAAPKASVLEPKKVYGFQGLVRGPLTKVGQVPDNTVFSWPNLFLAELFTFVVTLSAILILSLLFNAPLEEPVNALHPPNPAKAPWYFLGLQEMVSYSAFWGGIGVPTIFVLLLLGAPYLDRGPKGVGKWFSRERLLANTIFITFVVANIIFVIIGTFFRGANWAFVSPW
- a CDS encoding cbb3-type cytochrome c oxidase subunit I — protein: MQPQFSKAEAPKTPEGALVHDDSTAKWFLVSSVAYFFIVGIIAVIIAAKFVWPDLMGTMSWLTYGRLRPLHVNGMLFGWLLAADMGLAYYIIPRLCGVKLWSEKLGVATAVLWNVIILGAVVTLLAGQNQGWEYAELPWYLDILVVVAWIMFGLNLLMTVATRKHQAMYVTIWYTMGCVLWTAFVYLTGNFATLFTTGTNQANLNWMYVHNAVGLIFTPIGLGIAYYFIPRASNTPLFSHKLSMVGFWSLAFVYVWTGAHHMIHGPISQWLQTIAIAFSVMLLIPVWAVVYNLFATMKGQWHQLRESVPLKFLMSGIVFYLLTCFQGPMHSLRTVNAIVSKTDWIPGHAHMAVLGCFSFLAIAGTYYTVPRMWNKALHSDVLANWSYWMLMIGGLGFFTTLWLGGFWQGWQWNNWNIPFIDTVIALKPIWIVRFLSGILMFIGIVMFAYNIMATVLGANEEAAA
- a CDS encoding winged helix-turn-helix domain-containing protein; the protein is MPTPRIISATQAQRLFLGAQGLLDNPTRRVTVASLQTLIERLGFVQVDTINVVARAHDLTLFSRLDGYRPELLKRLHEEKRNLFEGFTHDASVIPTAFFPHWKPRFLRDRARIQAHAWWQHHFRETDGDQVVRDVKARIEKEGPLKSSDFEHPEKRGPWWGWKPQKAALDFLWRSGELMIPRREGFQKLYDLTERVLPDHHALPCPEPSEHLAWACGEAAERLWVFTPKELSEFWNSIEAVEAKGWCASALKAGHLVAVEVEDTEGQTRPAFALADWETRLAKLPEPPERTRLLCPFDPILRDRTRALRRFGFDYRFEAFVPEPKRQYGYFVLPILEGDRLVGRLDPKLHRDRGLLEIKGLWWEPGIRPTKARKRALDEALQRLAGFVGAEDIQLPA
- a CDS encoding c-type cytochrome; translated protein: MRLALAIGTFFILVIHGVVFYNQFFHQWERNQHAYFDQARSLAKTDTERATLANRKPRIEQIVVSNFGETRVDRCTTCHIASDDPRFATYAEPLKSHPYSTAMGDVQKNGKWERRHKFSEFGCTVCHDGQGRGLEPEYAHGADEYWPDPLLGYTTQAHWRKDFAPKLKGKDYMQANCAQCHTDIAFPGTALVTKGRELFFGSNCYGCHRIEGLSDGTIGPDLSDVGKKWKLDYLWGRITDPKSILATSIMPKFNLKDEDIKALVVFLKSRKGRNFAETEIQRFKVKLTGGAELVQQTIKPVQINASEMVKQGEKLVIDRACTACHKLGDRDGGIAPDLSQEGLIKDGTWIYDHFKNPKSTMPDSIMPAFRFTDDEFKAMTAYLVTLKGAPVAANGEGIYKALCLRCHGEKGDGHGPIAEHLDPYPRDLTKDGFMNSKPEARLVASVCNGVAGTSMPAWGKLLSEEQAKAVLGYIQTTFTKEPRRELKARAVPEKNPVAMGKESVARGEELFVNRCAGCHGKKGDGKGPNSLDILPKPRNLRNSFFVNSVDDKRLFESILYGVQGTAMPPWIDYGLTNNDVGDLVNFIRSINQKEKGGQHAAPVQ
- a CDS encoding FAD-dependent oxidoreductase, with amino-acid sequence MLRNRVLMGSMHTNLEEAKDGFSKMAAFYAERARGGVGLMVTGGIAPNLRGRLTPFGAQLSWPWQVPKHRKVTAAVHAAGGKIALQILHGGRYSYHPLSVAPSALKSPITPFKPRELSPRAIRATIRDYARCAALAQRAGYDGVEIMGSEGYLINQFIAARTNRRTDAWGGSYDNRMRFPLEIVKAVREAVGAEFIIIFRLSMLDLVPDGSTWEEVVQLAKALEAAGVTILNTGIGWHEARVPTIGAMVPRGAYAWVTRKLKGEVGIPLITTNRINAPEVAEEILADGCADMVSMARPLLADPDFVNKAAEGRALDINTCIACNQACLDHVFQQKRATCLVNPRACFETELVFEPVIAPKRLAVVGGGAAGLSFACHAAERGHVVTLFEAASELGGQLNLAKRVPGKEEFFETLRYFGRRLATAGVTLRLGEQATPDVLREFEEVILATGVKARIPAIPGIDHPKVISYPDLLSGRKVAGQTVAIIGAGGIGFDVAEFLVHEPHKPEVQGYLDLWGVDGAHAHRGGLLPAPRPGEPRRKVFLLQRKTDRMGADLGKTTGWIHRAILKAMKVKMQGGIAYERIDDEGLWIRDGKDAGSKCLAVDSIILCAGQVSERSLAEPLEALGKPVHFIGGADVAAELDAQRAIRQGAELAARI